The sequence CGGCGATAGAGACCTGAGAGGCTTCGTCAATGACTAATAAATCAATAGAATCCTCTTCCATGGGAAAATATCTGGAAATAAGGTCAGGTTCGGCGATGATGCAAGGTATATTCTCCAATAAAATTTTTGCTTCTTTAAGCGTTAATCTTTTACCTGCTTTCATGCTAACTATAATTTTCTGTTTTTCATTGGTGTAATGATTAAGATTTTTTATTCTCTTATCGTTGATATTTTCCAATTGCTTTTGGGATGCTTGGAAATATTCATTGATATTCCCCCGATCAGGTAGATTAGAGATGGTTTTTTGATTTAACTCTATAAATAATTGAATGTATTTTAATATCTGCGAAGATTTTTCTTGGGAGGAGAATAATTCGGCTAAGCTTAATAAATGATTAAAATCTACCCCTATTTGCTCAAGGATCGGGTTAAAATAATTTTTTAAATGATATAGGGATGAAAGGGTGATGAGGTCTATATAATCGAGCAGGTCTTTAATTTTGTTTAATAAATAAAAAAGTTGCTTGATATTACTTTCGTTAAGATTTAGATTATTAAAAACCGTTAATAATAAATCAAGATTATTATTATAAATATTAATATCTTTTAGTTTGGAAATCCCTGATTTAATTTCGGCAACAGTTAGAGTAGATTTGTCTTTTGAAAATAAACTAGAAATATTGATTAATAGATGGTCGTACTCCAAATTCCCTAAAGATTTGATATCTTCTTTGAATTGCTGATTATTTTTCATTTTATGTTTTGCAAAAATTGATTTATATTTTAAATTATCTATGGCAGCAAAAATTAGGGAATCAGACTTTAAATGAATAGCAGTTTTGGAAAACAAATTGTAAAATTGGTCTAGGTTCTCAAAATCGTTATTTTTTAATTTATCTACATCCTCTTCTTTTACGGATAGGTTATTTATGTTTTGACAGGCAATAATCCATTCGGGAATTAGATTAGCATTCTGATAGAGAAAATCTAATTGCTCTAAGCTTAAATCGCTTAGTTTAAGAAGCTTTATCTTTTCTGCCGTTTTTTGAATAAGCCCTAAATTAATATCTTCGTTTTCTTTAAATTTAAAGAGATACCAGTTATCTGGTATTATGGAATTTTCTTTCAATTCTTTTTCTATTTTTTCTAATTCCAGTAATTTCGAAATATATTCTGGATAATTTTCGGCATTACTCCAAAAATTGTGATTCTGCTTTTCAATTTCTCTATACCAGTAATTCTGATCTTTATTTATTGCTTCTTCATTATAACCATTAACCCTATTACTGGAGGCAGAAATAACTGGATCAGAAAGTGTATATTGATAATTATTAATACTAATATCATCTTTAGAAATTCTCATCATTGAGGGTTTGCAATCAGGATGTAGCTCTTTAAATCTATCGGTCATCATATTTTCAACTACATCAAGTGCTGCTTTTTTATGAGAAGTAACTATAATTGATTTATTCTTTTGAGTAGCCCAATAACTAATGGCCATAATAGTATAAGATTTCCCGGTTCCGGGAGGGCCATCTACTACAATTATTTTGTTTCTCTCATTTTCTAAAGCAGTTAGAATTCTTTTTTGGGATTTATTTAATGAAATAGGAATAGTGGATATTAGATTATTTACGGATTTTTTGGGATAACGAGTATTATATTCGACATCCACTTCATCGGTAGTATTTTTCACATTTCCCGAAATATAATCTTTTATTAATTTAATAAATTTATCTCCTTTTCCTGCTTCAATATGGGTAATTAGTTCCGAATAATCTAATAATTTCCTGTTTTCTTTTTGTACCAA is a genomic window of Actinomycetota bacterium containing:
- a CDS encoding AAA family ATPase yields the protein SQIKEKILQTSFELTIFDLYSVIRKFTPFTSSGNIYIFFHEMFLSPKDEAAEGDKKNQKATDKYPLFLIEVEIDELADKLILKTNRDIVIINTPAINSFEFENILTTPRAARFTNARYYLGSVEKHLQNTYSIFDEFLLEPGFSPLTLENKPTIHYRIGLQLVQKENRKLLDYSELITHIEAGKGDKFIKLIKDYISGNVKNTTDEVDVEYNTRYPKKSVNNLISTIPISLNKSQKRILTALENERNKIIVVDGPPGTGKSYTIMAISYWATQKNKSIIVTSHKKAALDVVENMMTDRFKELHPDCKPSMMRISKDDISINNYQYTLSDPVISASSNRVNGYNEEAINKDQNYWYREIEKQNHNFWSNAENYPEYISKLLELEKIEKELKENSIIPDNWYLFKFKENEDINLGLIQKTAEKIKLLKLSDLSLEQLDFLYQNANLIPEWIIACQNINNLSVKEEDVDKLKNNDFENLDQFYNLFSKTAIHLKSDSLIFAAIDNLKYKSIFAKHKMKNNQQFKEDIKSLGNLEYDHLLINISSLFSKDKSTLTVAEIKSGISKLKDINIYNNNLDLLLTVFNNLNLNESNIKQLFYLLNKIKDLLDYIDLITLSSLYHLKNYFNPILEQIGVDFNHLLSLAELFSSQEKSSQILKYIQLFIELNQKTISNLPDRGNINEYFQASQKQLENINDKRIKNLNHYTNEKQKIIVSMKAGKRLTLKEAKILLENIPCIIAEPDLISRYFPMEEDSIDLLVIDEASQVSIA